The Daphnia pulicaria isolate SC F1-1A chromosome 12, SC_F0-13Bv2, whole genome shotgun sequence genome segment CCGTCCCACTCGACGTGATCTTTGCTCTCCTGGTAGAGTTTAGACAGCTCCTCGTTCAAATTGGCTCCTTGGCGGGAAAAATCCGAATCGACTGAGGCTGCCACTTTGACGGCTAGCGTCTTGACGTCCGTGGCAACTGCTAATTTTTTGGTATCAGTATAGGATTCCTCCAGcttcttttggttttccttGTCCATCTTGCTGTGCCATTCGTTCAACGTTTTCGTCGCCTTATCCGGTCGATAATTGTCGTCGTTCCAAAAAACGGACTGCCAGATTTTCTCGTTGAATTTCGTGATTTCCTTCCTGGAGCTGATGAGCAATTCTTCGAGGATTTTGTGGATTTCCTTTTCGGAACTGGGGTCAACGACGTCCGAGTCGTCGAACGAGTCGATTCGGATGTTGGTGGCCGTTTCCGCCAGCATCCGATTCGCGTCTTTGGCCGTCAGGTATACCTCCTCTTTACGTCTGCCGAATTTCTGCAAGAGACTATTTACCATCTCTCCGGAAGTGACGCTCTCGATGCGGATGACCGTTTCTCTGGTTTGCGACGTCTGCGACGCCAAGCTGAAACGCAGTTTGAAGTGGTCGAACTGCTCCGGACGGGAGCGCATTTCCGACGCCAGTTGGTCGCAATCCTTGAGATCCGGGCAGGACAGACTAAAGTTaatgaaatgatgatgattcatCGATTTCCATTCGGTCGGCAAGGAGAAAGAGGCGCTGGACAGCGAGCTGGTTAATATGACGTTCTCAAAGGGAATGAGTTGCACCTGATGGTCGTTGACTTTCTGCCCCAACACTTTCGCCACGTATTCAACGACTTTTGTTTTGAGCTCCGCGTTCCAGAAGTAGATGCGGAATCGCATCTCGGCCTGGTTGGTCACGTTGTTCAACAAACTGACGGCACTCGTGTGATCCAGCAGCGAAATGGGGGCAAAGTAATATTTGCATTTTTTGCACTGATCTTCCGGGGTAGATTCTTTGTGGTTGCTGGCGTGCTCGTAGACGTCGATGCCGAAATGGCCGAATTCCATGGAGCCGAGCGTGTTGGGCGATATCTGGAGTTTGGCCCACGAGGAAGGCGGCGAAGTATCCTGGCTCGTCACGGCAGCACCAACTCTTAATGAGCCAATCAGCAGCAGAAGCACTAAATCCGCCGGAGTGACCATCATATTTCCGTTATTCAAAAACCTGGTAAACAATTACAGATCGGCAAAATGATTGCCGTCAAATAAAATAGCAAGggggtatttttaaaacacgTAGTGATGCGAATCTGCCTGCGGTTGGTCTAGCGCACATTGTGTGCAGTAAACGCCAggtaacaaacaacaaatactGCGCATCGGGAATTGATGAGATGAACAAATATAAAAGCTAACaaacaagataaaaatagATTCGCGATTCAAAAAggcctttttcgtttttataaaGTAATTTAGTCTTTTGCACGGAGCGGTTTCGCTTTTAAAGGTGTACATTGTCAGTATATAATGGGACGGCGAATTATTAATGAAGAACAAGTACTACGATAATCTAAATAAAacgtttggaaatattccaACATCACCCGCGTCTTAGTTAACAAGATTAATAGCTAACTATTCAttgttttaaacaaataaacgtTGAATTATACGGATAATAGGCTATGGCtaccaaaaatagaaatattttctttatacTCACAATTTCTCCTGATGTTATCTTATTTCAGTATGACGGGAAAGGCGATCCTGACTTGGCGCGTTGGTTGCAGACTCACGAAATGGTGGTTGTGTAGTTGGAATATATTTACCGCGTCTAAACATAGTTGCACATACGCCAATGCCCAAACGTGTCTCGGaacataatttaataattgtaTTTTGGCAAATTCTTTTAGCAAGTCAGCTGTGACTTTTGAAGTTACAGGTATTCCACCATTCCTTATGACACAATAAACCTCAAGGTCTAATAAGCAAATCCCACCCATCTaaagaaatattaattaaagtgcaaatacatttttttagggggTTTACTTATACTCCTTTGTTGAATTTTAGGGACACTAATCAGCAGTCATAGTTCGTACTAGGGATTCGAAATTTTCTCGACGACGAATAATCTTCCAGCTGTTACCATCCACTAGCACTTCTGCCGCTCTTGCTCTCATGTTATAGTTGGAAGCCATGGCCATCCCGTAAGCTCCGATGTCCATAATGGCCATCAAGTCACCTTTGACAGGCTCTTGCGGCAGTCGGCGGTCGACGGCCAGGAAATCGCCGGACTCGCAAATTGGACCGACGATATCATACGTCCTTTCCTAATTATTAGTTACAtctattcaattaaatttcaattgcaatttttagaaaaattattgaattacAGATGAAATAGATTTTCGAACTGGTAGCACGTGATGATAAGCCTGGTAAAAGCTGGGCCGTATCAGGTCGTTCATGGCAGCATCGACgactaaaaaatttttcccgCCGTCGGGACTCTTCTTGATTCCAAGTACTTTGGTTACCAGAATAcctaatttaatttcaaaacgcatcaaataaataatgagaatcgtgaaaaatttgatttccgcAATACCCGTATTGGCCACCAGAGACCTTCCGGGTTCGATAATCACTTCCACATCCGGAGGCAATAAAGAGGCGATTGCTTGAATCAATTCACTGGTCGACGACAATGGCGATTGCTCTTGATTGGTGCCGTGGTAATAATCGATTCCCAAACCACCGCCAATATCCAGATATTTTAAGTGCGCATATTCTTGCGTTATTaactaaatgaataaaaaaaaacaatttcttacGTTAAAATTTGTcagataaaatgaaaatttcgtcACTAAATACTTTTTGGCGAATGTCCAGTAATATACGAGTGACGTTGGAATAAATGGATGCGTCACGAATCGTGCTTCCAACGTGACAGTGAAGTCCAACCACTTGAATGAAATGCTCGGCTCTTAAAAGCTCCAATACCTTTCAGAGAAAAATGCAAAACTGTTATTTAAGAAAGCCGATTTAACCTAAGCCTATTTTAACCTGATCAAACTGATGCAAAGGGATTCCAAATTTGCTGTTCTTCAATGCGGTGCTCAAATAGGAATGGACAGGTGTGCTGGACTGCTCCAGCCCAGGATTAACTCGAATCAGGACTCGGGCAGTCTTTTGCAACTGCCGAGCAACGCTGATTATATTTTCAGCGTCGAAATACGAATCGACGTTGAGCATGCAACCATTCTTCAGTGCCAATCGGATCTCCCACCTTTTCACACAATGCGCAAGAGTAATTTacaatttaaattattcacgttatttttatattaaaaaagttatttttacatttgtttGCCGTTGCCGTTGAGAAGGATCATTTCAGGAACAAATCCGGTGTTCAAAGCTGCCTTCAACTCGTAGCCGGACACTGTAACAGCTCCGCAATTTTGTTCCCTCACCAACTCCATCAGGTGCAGATTTGGGTTGGCCTTGACTGCGTAAAAAATGTGCATTCGGCTGCTCATTCCAGCGGAATGAATCGCATCTTTGTAACTCTGTAATTTAATCCGTTTCATTATTTAAATgtgtttaaattaataatgaaGAAAGGGATATATACTTGGATGTTGCGGTGTAGTTGCGCTTGACTGTAAATATACAACGGTGTGGCCGATctgtcgtcatcatcatcacagcCACTTGTTTTCTCCAACTCATTCTTCACAATTTAGttcgatttttaaaacatttgaattaatattaaaaaaacagtttcagACTTAAATAACTAGTAAACTTACTTCGATTTGATGTACAGGTGAATTTTCACAATAAAAGTTATTATTCAAGTAATGAAAAGCTGTAGACAACTGAGCCTGTTGAGCGTTCGCcatgttttttgtgttgtttggaATTTTCATACACTGCTATCAAAGGGATTTGTAAAATAGATGATAGTACAggctgcaacaaaacaaataataaagcaAAATTGAAAGCGGGGTTTTGATTCATCCACCAAAGGAATAACTCAGTAGGTATTGGAGGCAGTCCCACCTATAACTACCTATAACCACCTATAAAGTGTCTATTAATGACAATACACGTAGGGGTAGGGtggtaaaaaagaatttgctaaAAATTGTAGTGTTACTAAccgttaaaaataaataagtattACCTTAGGTGGTGATTTGGCGCTTGAAGATTCCTACCCTACCCCAACTTCACGACCACCTAACCTGAGGCTAATAAAAtcatcaaaaaatgaaagcaATAAAATTGCTTTGACTTGATGTACAGGTGTATTTTCACAACAAAAGTTATCATTTatcaaatcataataaaagttgTAGAGAGCTAACCTTGATGGGCACCAGATTCCGCCATTttttgaagtggtgtttggattttttaaatattattatcaaAGGGATTTGTAAAATAAGTTATATCAGTTCAGTTCAGgcaattaaacaaataaaaaagcaaaaattgaGAGCGGGATTTTGACTCATCCCCTAAACACTTTCTTTACGACACACGcgatcaaaaaatgaaaaaccttACTAATAATAACAACCGCAGACGGACCAACACTTTGGCTTTGGCGCTACGATGCCATGGCCGACGTGCCTTTAATGAAATCGAATTGCACTTGTTCCAGCTGGACAGCAGGTGTTTGGTTGAGGATTTTAAGGTCCTCTATGTGTTTTTCAAACCTGATGACGCATTGACTCAATTCTTTCTTGCAGATACTTTCAGCTcctttgataaaaagaaaatagaattagTTCCTGATTCTTATTTGAAATACAACGGCTTACTTTTCATAATAGGGCCACAATCTGATAGGGtgagcttttcttttttccagttgtcatagatgaaaaataaaactgatgaATAGCACAAATTGGCAACTCCTAATACAGTCTCCTTTTCCTGTATCATTCTAGaatacataaataaataaattccttATTTCTAATTGACTGGTGTTCTATAGAAAACACACATACTTGTCTAATATTCCATCTTTCAATGCTTTTAGAATAATATTGGAGACATTCAGACTTAAAACCATAAAGGGAAATCCTTGACTAGGGTTGTGAGAGAGATTCA includes the following:
- the LOC124316301 gene encoding diaminopimelate decarboxylase-like → MKIPNNTKNMANAQQAQLSTAFHYLNNNFYCENSPVHQIENELEKTSGCDDDDDRSATPLYIYSQAQLHRNIQSYKDAIHSAGMSSRMHIFYAVKANPNLHLMELVREQNCGAVTVSGYELKAALNTGFVPEMILLNGNGKQMWEIRLALKNGCMLNVDSYFDAENIISVARQLQKTARVLIRVNPGLEQSSTPVHSYLSTALKNSKFGIPLHQFDQVLELLRAEHFIQVVGLHCHVGSTIRDASIYSNVTRILLDIRQKLITQEYAHLKYLDIGGGLGIDYYHGTNQEQSPLSSTSELIQAIASLLPPDVEVIIEPGRSLVANTGILVTKVLGIKKSPDGGKNFLVVDAAMNDLIRPSFYQAYHHVLPVRKSISSERTYDIVGPICESGDFLAVDRRLPQEPVKGDLMAIMDIGAYGMAMASNYNMRARAAEVLVDGNSWKIIRRRENFESLVRTMTAD
- the LOC124316185 gene encoding uncharacterized protein LOC124316185 isoform X2 — translated: MMVTPADLVLLLLIGSLRVGAAVTSQDTSPPSSWAKLQISPNTLGSMEFGHFGIDVYEHASNHKESTPEDQCKKCKYYFAPISLLDHTSAVSLLNNVTNQAEMRFRIYFWNAELKTKVVEYVAKVLGQKVNDHQVQLIPFENVILTSSLSSASFSLPTEWKSMNHHHFINFSLSCPDLKDCDQLASEMRSRPEQFDHFKLRFSLASQTSQTRETVIRIESVTSGEMVNSLLQKFGRRKEEVYLTAKDANRMLAETATNIRIDSFDDSDVVDPSSEKEIHKILEELLISSRKEITKFNEKIWQSVFWNDDNYRPDKATKTLNEWHSKMDKENQKKLEESYTDTKKLAVATDVKTLAVKVAASVDSDFSRQGANLNEELSKLYQESKDHVEWDGVKFVPKPMKLSRVNMAKLNDRQAFQNRKVRVRYTTAVLSTAINLAQHPELTITDEWQSLKSEVANLKTALNALIREDVVDIGRIPSSCSDLHQIGHTKSGLYSVMGTKMVETVYCNFLSNGEEVDWI
- the LOC124316185 gene encoding uncharacterized protein LOC124316185 isoform X1; the encoded protein is MMVTPADLVLLLLIGSLRVGAAVTSQDTSPPSSWAKLQISPNTLGSMEFGHFGIDVYEHASNHKESTPEDQCKKCKYYFAPISLLDHTSAVSLLNNVTNQAEMRFRIYFWNAELKTKVVEYVAKVLGQKVNDHQVQLIPFENVILTSSLSSASFSLPTEWKSMNHHHFINFSLSCPDLKDCDQLASEMRSRPEQFDHFKLRFSLASQTSQTRETVIRIESVTSGEMVNSLLQKFGRRKEEVYLTAKDANRMLAETATNIRIDSFDDSDVVDPSSEKEIHKILEELLISSRKEITKFNEKIWQSVFWNDDNYRPDKATKTLNEWHSKMDKENQKKLEESYTDTKKLAVATDVKTLAVKVAASVDSDFSRQGANLNEELSKLYQESKDHVEWDGVKFVPKPMKLSRVNMAKLNDRQAFQNRKVRVRYTTAVLSTAINLAQHPELTITDEWQSLKSEVANLKTALNALIREDVVDIGRIPSSCSDLHQIGHTKSGLYSVMGTKMVETVYCNFLSNGEEKQKWIGYNDVKSHPTYFYVQRNTPFFIMNIPIPFHLEKLNVGNAMKLKTGKFTAPRAGTYYFFFTGVAQFPKSPTLLQLGVSLCLNGHKIGMGWVEEANTANFQSSPLTIQSTVHLQSGDQVWVQIFAMSAGVSLFECCDYYFTLFSGWVLQEDIVKSLK